One window from the genome of Helicobacter pylori encodes:
- a CDS encoding RecB-like helicase: MDTKRQCMALKASAGSGKTFALSVRFLALLFKGANPSEILTLTFTKKATAEMKERILDYLKILQKENLESEEKEKSQNILKELEEKYHLDPSLVRNSAPKIYQRFLNAEIRISTIDAFFQSILRKFCWFVGLSANFEVNEDTKAHQQQLNASFLSALNNEQLEELSIFIAQCLSYDNYTSDSILERLRFLKNKLYLFDPNKKEPAFDEEGFLEKLRSLNNQIQSIETASDRAKTAIKCDSFRGFLNSSLTWLEKKSEYQSFKKLKSEIPTLESECEEIENDLKRYYEAKETAIFKKFPKFIQLYDNATSKIQALDFDAIKDKVHVLLNGYEEMPAEFFYFRLDSKIAHILIDEFQDTSLNDYKILAPFIDEIKAGIGQAKWHRSVFFVGDVKQSIYAFRGSFSSLFESVSKDFYHDNLQFNHRSAPLIINYVNTIFKKAYQNSPTAYLEQKYPKTSPNKHVTDGYVKVSLVADERELLLEQILQEAQNLLEHHIEPKDITILCATNKDALEIKNYLQERLSEICPSTESSAKLSQFVESKIIKNALKYALAEESYKPFYKHSVLKLAGYLHDDAIVLPSFNPKKESVASFVWKVMELFELYGEPAQSCLELAVECEDADGFLEKLEAKAIASSHSKGAQIMTIHKSKGMQFPYVIVCERLGNPNSNHSNQLLEEYNGAELIRLYYRMKNREVVDKDYARALDKEEAAKDHEEINVYYVAFTRAELGLIVVAKDKKESKKESKNKTMREQLDLTPLEEGEITPVISPQKEPLITSTLIKPHAYGEQVQEIEEEPESDYEKNNDQEAINFGIALHKGLEYQYAYNIPKQSVLEYLNYHHGFYGLDYQALEESLELFENDAEIQALFKNHALKGEAAFLFQGVVSRIDVLLWDKGQNLYVLDYKSSQNYQQSHKAQVSHYAEFLKTQAPHFKIQAGIIYAHKRLLEKLWV, from the coding sequence ATGGACACAAAAAGACAATGCATGGCTTTAAAGGCTTCAGCAGGAAGCGGGAAGACTTTCGCTTTGAGCGTGCGGTTTTTAGCCCTATTGTTTAAGGGGGCTAATCCTAGTGAGATTTTAACGCTCACTTTCACTAAAAAAGCCACCGCCGAAATGAAAGAGCGCATTTTAGACTATTTAAAAATTTTGCAAAAAGAAAACCTTGAGAGCGAAGAAAAAGAAAAATCCCAAAATATCTTAAAAGAATTAGAAGAAAAATACCATTTAGACCCTAGTTTGGTGCGAAATAGCGCTCCAAAAATCTACCAACGCTTTTTAAACGCCGAAATCAGAATCAGCACCATTGACGCGTTTTTCCAAAGCATTTTAAGGAAATTTTGCTGGTTTGTGGGGTTGAGCGCGAATTTTGAAGTCAATGAAGACACAAAAGCGCACCAACAACAGCTCAATGCGAGTTTTTTGAGCGCTTTAAATAATGAACAGCTTGAAGAATTGAGCATTTTTATCGCTCAATGCTTAAGTTATGATAATTACACAAGCGATTCTATTTTAGAGCGGTTGCGTTTTTTAAAAAACAAGCTCTACTTATTTGATCCTAATAAGAAAGAGCCTGCATTTGATGAAGAGGGTTTTTTGGAAAAACTAAGAAGCTTAAATAATCAAATTCAAAGCATAGAAACAGCGTCAGATAGGGCTAAAACAGCCATTAAATGCGATAGTTTTAGGGGATTTTTAAACAGCTCTTTAACCTGGCTTGAAAAAAAGAGCGAATATCAATCTTTCAAAAAACTTAAAAGTGAAATCCCCACTTTAGAGAGCGAATGCGAAGAGATTGAAAACGATTTAAAACGCTATTATGAAGCCAAAGAAACCGCAATATTTAAAAAATTCCCTAAATTCATCCAACTTTATGATAACGCCACTTCTAAAATCCAAGCCCTGGATTTTGATGCGATTAAAGATAAAGTCCATGTCTTATTGAATGGTTATGAAGAAATGCCGGCGGAGTTTTTTTATTTCAGGTTGGACAGCAAGATTGCGCACATTTTGATTGATGAATTTCAAGACACGAGTTTGAACGATTATAAGATTTTAGCCCCTTTTATTGATGAAATTAAAGCCGGGATAGGGCAAGCAAAATGGCACAGGAGCGTGTTTTTTGTGGGCGATGTCAAGCAGAGCATTTATGCCTTTAGGGGGAGTTTTAGTTCTTTGTTTGAAAGCGTTTCTAAGGATTTTTACCACGATAATTTACAATTCAACCACCGCAGTGCGCCTTTAATCATTAATTATGTGAACACCATTTTTAAAAAGGCTTATCAAAATTCCCCCACCGCTTATTTGGAGCAAAAATACCCTAAAACTTCTCCAAATAAACATGTTACAGACGGCTATGTTAAAGTTTCTTTAGTGGCTGATGAAAGAGAATTGCTATTAGAACAAATCTTACAAGAAGCTCAAAACCTTTTAGAACATCATATTGAGCCTAAAGACATTACCATTTTATGCGCCACCAATAAGGACGCTTTAGAAATCAAAAATTATTTGCAAGAGCGTTTGAGCGAAATTTGCCCAAGCACGGAATCTAGCGCAAAATTGTCTCAATTTGTAGAATCTAAAATCATTAAGAACGCTTTAAAATACGCTCTAGCTGAAGAATCTTACAAGCCCTTTTACAAGCACAGCGTTTTAAAACTCGCTGGATACTTGCATGATGATGCGATCGTTCTACCCAGTTTTAACCCCAAAAAAGAGAGCGTGGCAAGCTTTGTGTGGAAGGTGATGGAATTGTTTGAGCTTTATGGAGAGCCTGCACAAAGCTGCTTGGAATTGGCGGTTGAGTGCGAAGACGCCGATGGATTTTTAGAAAAATTAGAGGCTAAAGCGATCGCTTCTTCCCATTCAAAAGGCGCACAGATCATGACCATCCACAAATCTAAAGGCATGCAATTCCCTTATGTGATCGTGTGCGAACGCTTGGGCAATCCTAATTCAAATCACTCCAATCAACTCCTTGAAGAATATAATGGCGCAGAGCTTATTCGCCTTTATTACAGAATGAAAAATCGTGAGGTCGTGGATAAAGATTACGCTAGGGCTTTAGACAAAGAAGAAGCGGCTAAAGATCATGAAGAAATTAATGTGTATTATGTCGCATTCACTAGGGCTGAGTTAGGGCTGATTGTCGTGGCCAAAGACAAAAAAGAAAGCAAAAAAGAAAGCAAAAACAAAACAATGCGCGAACAATTGGATCTTACGCCTTTAGAAGAGGGAGAAATTACGCCGGTTATTTCTCCACAAAAAGAGCCTTTAATTACAAGCACTCTCATCAAGCCCCATGCCTATGGCGAGCAAGTCCAAGAGATAGAAGAAGAGCCAGAGAGCGATTATGAAAAGAATAACGACCAGGAAGCGATCAATTTTGGTATCGCTTTGCACAAGGGGTTAGAATACCAATACGCTTACAACATTCCTAAACAAAGCGTTTTAGAATATTTAAACTACCATCATGGTTTTTATGGTTTGGATTACCAGGCGTTAGAAGAAAGTTTAGAGCTTTTTGAAAACGATGCAGAGATACAAGCTCTTTTTAAAAATCATGCCTTAAAAGGCGAAGCGGCTTTTTTATTCCAGGGGGTTGTGTCTAGGATTGATGTTTTGTTGTGGGATAAGGGGCAAAATTTGTATGTTTTAGATTATAAAAGCTCTCAAAATTACCAACAAAGCCATAAAGCGCAAGTGTCTCATTACGCTGAGTTTTTAAAAACTCAAGCCCCCCATTTTAAGATACAAGCGGGCATTATTTACGCTCATAAAAGACTGCTTGAAAAATTATGGGTTTGA
- the rpsB gene encoding 30S ribosomal protein S2 encodes MVTMKDLLECGVHFGHQTRRWNPKTKKFIFGVRKNIHIIDLQKTLRYFRYTYNIVRDASAQGKSIMFVGTKKQANETLKEFAESIQVPYVNYRWLGGMLTNFSTIRKSVRKLEIIEEMENSGQIDLLTKKEKLMILRKKEKLDKYLGGVRHMKKIPDMIFVIDVAKEKIAVAEARKLHIPIVAPLDTNCDPDLVDYPIPGNDDAIRSIRLFCKEMSEAILEGRELMQEEIVHADENSEEIEFVSNEEKEEMLAEIQKEITQGAE; translated from the coding sequence ATGGTAACCATGAAAGATTTATTAGAATGCGGTGTGCATTTTGGACACCAAACAAGGCGTTGGAACCCTAAAACCAAGAAATTCATTTTTGGCGTTAGGAAAAATATCCATATTATTGATTTGCAAAAAACTTTGCGCTATTTTAGATACACTTATAACATCGTGCGCGATGCGAGCGCTCAAGGCAAGAGCATCATGTTTGTAGGCACTAAAAAACAAGCCAATGAAACTTTGAAAGAATTTGCTGAAAGCATTCAAGTCCCTTATGTCAATTACCGCTGGCTTGGTGGCATGCTGACTAATTTTAGCACCATTAGAAAATCGGTGAGAAAATTAGAAATCATTGAAGAAATGGAAAATAGCGGTCAAATTGATCTATTGACTAAAAAAGAAAAACTCATGATTTTAAGGAAAAAAGAAAAGCTGGATAAATATCTTGGCGGGGTGCGCCACATGAAAAAAATCCCTGATATGATTTTTGTAATTGATGTGGCTAAAGAAAAAATCGCTGTCGCTGAAGCAAGAAAACTCCATATCCCTATCGTGGCTCCCTTAGACACCAACTGCGATCCTGATTTAGTGGATTACCCCATTCCTGGAAATGACGATGCGATCCGCTCTATTAGGCTATTTTGTAAAGAAATGAGCGAAGCGATTTTAGAGGGGCGAGAACTCATGCAAGAAGAAATCGTCCATGCGGATGAAAATAGCGAAGAGATAGAGTTTGTGAGCAATGAAGAAAAAGAAGAAATGCTCGCTGAAATCCAAAAAGAAATCACTCAAGGAGCCGAATAA
- a CDS encoding class 1 fructose-bisphosphatase, translating to MDYKHFKGKHANIVIEIISLLEKGVKKAQEILEKPDAGSYTKLENSSGDTPIKADLALDKFLEENFLSLENIKSVFSEEKETPVTKKNGSYLIAYDPLDGSSVMEANFLVGTIIGIYEKDYKAQNLVASLYVVFGHKIELVVALDKVYRYAFYQNKFHFIETIVLENKGKIIASGGNQKDFSLGLKKALEGFFAENYRLRYSGSMVADVHHVLVKKGGMFSYPQKKLRKLFEVFPLALMVEKAKGEAFYFDKGVKKRLLEQSVESYHEKSECYLASPHEAHILEKYLKGE from the coding sequence ATGGATTACAAACATTTTAAAGGCAAGCATGCAAACATCGTTATAGAAATCATCAGTCTTTTAGAAAAAGGGGTTAAAAAAGCCCAAGAAATTTTAGAAAAGCCGGACGCTGGGAGTTACACTAAGCTAGAAAACAGCAGCGGGGATACGCCTATTAAAGCGGATTTAGCCCTAGATAAGTTTTTAGAAGAAAATTTTTTGAGTTTAGAAAACATCAAAAGCGTTTTTAGCGAAGAAAAAGAAACGCCCGTTACTAAAAAAAACGGCTCTTACTTGATCGCTTATGACCCCTTAGATGGGAGTTCAGTGATGGAGGCGAATTTCTTAGTAGGCACGATTATAGGGATTTATGAAAAGGATTATAAGGCGCAAAATTTAGTTGCAAGCCTTTATGTGGTTTTTGGGCATAAAATAGAATTAGTGGTGGCTTTAGACAAGGTTTATCGTTACGCTTTTTATCAAAACAAGTTCCATTTTATAGAAACCATCGTTTTAGAAAATAAGGGTAAAATCATCGCTAGCGGAGGCAATCAAAAGGATTTTTCTTTGGGCTTAAAAAAGGCTTTAGAAGGGTTTTTTGCAGAAAATTACCGCTTACGATACTCAGGATCTATGGTGGCTGATGTCCATCATGTGTTGGTTAAAAAGGGCGGAATGTTTTCCTACCCGCAAAAGAAATTGCGAAAGCTTTTTGAAGTCTTTCCTTTGGCCTTGATGGTTGAAAAAGCTAAAGGGGAAGCGTTTTATTTTGATAAGGGGGTTAAAAAGCGTTTGCTAGAGCAAAGCGTAGAAAGCTACCATGAAAAAAGCGAATGCTATTTAGCTAGTCCGCATGAAGCTCACATTTTAGAAAAATATTTAAAGGGAGAATGA
- a CDS encoding SAM-dependent methyltransferase — MASNTILQKNLDAFYTHPKIVRFCLDLLKDLIAQNLGLDLNAFYFLEPSAGSGSFVDALKELGIADCIALDIAPKAQGIQKKDYLLELIEFNKKRVIIGNPPFGHRGKLALDFLNKSLNEAPITAFILPNLFKRYSIQKHIDKRAKLVLNADLEKNAFIFNERPYDVKCVFQIYMHKNIALNLKDERIIAPPKIRHNDFITYIHNNTPHTLKYFNKEKYQWDFAVVRQGFYDYNEKITNANLLIKNRQYFFIKAHSKEALMIIHEIDFNKLAHKNTQVLGFSTYDFVEEYCKLKEMHA; from the coding sequence ATGGCTAGTAATACTATCTTGCAAAAGAATTTAGACGCTTTTTACACCCACCCCAAAATCGTGCGATTTTGTTTGGATTTATTAAAAGATCTCATCGCTCAAAATCTAGGGCTAGACTTAAACGCATTCTATTTTTTAGAGCCAAGTGCAGGGAGTGGGAGCTTTGTTGATGCATTAAAAGAATTAGGGATTGCTGATTGCATCGCCCTTGATATTGCCCCTAAAGCTCAAGGCATTCAAAAAAAAGATTATTTGTTGGAATTGATTGAGTTTAACAAAAAGCGTGTTATTATTGGCAACCCTCCTTTTGGGCATAGAGGGAAATTAGCCCTAGATTTTTTAAACAAATCTTTAAACGAAGCGCCTATTACAGCGTTTATTTTGCCCAATTTATTCAAACGCTATTCTATTCAAAAACACATTGATAAGCGTGCAAAATTGGTTTTAAACGCTGATTTAGAGAAAAACGCTTTTATTTTTAATGAACGGCCCTATGATGTGAAATGCGTTTTTCAAATCTATATGCATAAAAATATCGCCCTAAATCTTAAAGACGAGCGCATCATTGCACCCCCTAAAATCCGCCATAATGACTTTATTACTTACATTCATAACAACACACCACACACCCTAAAATATTTCAACAAAGAAAAATACCAATGGGATTTTGCGGTGGTGAGACAAGGCTTTTATGATTACAACGAAAAGATCACCAATGCAAATTTACTGATTAAAAACCGACAATATTTTTTTATTAAAGCCCATTCCAAAGAAGCTTTAATGATTATCCATGAAATTGATTTCAACAAACTCGCTCATAAAAACACGCAAGTTTTAGGGTTTTCTACTTATGATTTTGTGGAAGAATATTGCAAATTAAAGGAAATGCATGCTTGA
- a CDS encoding type II restriction endonuclease — translation MLEKVFQEITNKRKFFANSSTGEQFENKFRNELKKHFSEINGDLTEELSHIEEKPNKEIKTTFNQLKKQVLEKNHQHTLKNPFSNLTSHFLYQPFGSQNYPDFLVFIFDHVVGIEIKFSKNDKGEKNLQASRPMWNSNLPKPNAIYVYGVANADITFFKGSDILSYETREVLLKYFDTLDKDEESLKNALKDLENPFGFAPYIRKAYEHKKEFSNHHQIESFFSPNHILREQNVLEFLKTLTH, via the coding sequence ATGCTTGAAAAAGTGTTCCAAGAAATTACCAATAAAAGAAAGTTTTTTGCAAATTCTAGCACAGGGGAGCAGTTTGAAAACAAATTCAGGAATGAATTAAAAAAACACTTTAGCGAAATCAACGGCGATTTAACAGAAGAATTAAGCCATATTGAAGAAAAGCCTAATAAGGAAATCAAAACCACTTTTAACCAACTCAAAAAGCAAGTTTTAGAAAAAAACCACCAACACACCCTTAAAAACCCTTTTTCAAACCTTACAAGCCATTTTTTATACCAGCCTTTTGGCTCACAAAATTACCCTGATTTTTTGGTTTTTATTTTTGATCATGTGGTGGGGATTGAAATCAAGTTTTCTAAAAACGATAAGGGTGAAAAAAACCTTCAAGCATCTCGCCCCATGTGGAATTCAAACCTGCCTAAACCCAATGCGATTTATGTGTATGGAGTCGCTAATGCAGACATCACTTTTTTTAAAGGCTCAGATATTTTGAGTTATGAAACTAGAGAAGTCTTGCTCAAGTATTTTGATACTTTAGATAAAGATGAAGAAAGTTTGAAAAACGCCTTAAAGGATTTAGAAAACCCTTTTGGGTTTGCCCCCTACATCAGAAAAGCTTATGAGCATAAAAAGGAATTTTCTAACCACCACCAGATTGAAAGCTTCTTTTCGCCTAACCACATTTTAAGAGAACAGAATGTCTTAGAATTTTTGAAAACGCTCACTCACTAG
- the tsf gene encoding translation elongation factor Ts, with the protein MSGISAQLVKKLRDLTDAGMMDCKKALVEVAGDLQKAIDFLREKGLSKAAKKADRIAAEGVVALEVAPDFKSAMMVEINSETDFVAKNEGFKELVKKTLETIKAHHIHTPEELLKSPLDNKPFEEYLHSQIAVIGENILVRKIAHLKAPSSHIINGYAHSNARVGVLIGIKYNNEKNAPKVVELARNIAMHAAAMKPQVLDCKDFSLDFVKKETLALIAEIEKDNEEAKRLGKPLKNIPTFGSRIELSDEVLAHQKKAFEDELKAQGKPEKIWDKIVPGKMERFIADNTLIDQRLTLLGQFYVMDDKKTIAQVIADCSKEWDDDLKITEYVRFELGEGIEKKAENFAEEVALQMK; encoded by the coding sequence ATGTCAGGAATTAGCGCTCAATTAGTCAAAAAATTAAGGGACTTAACCGATGCGGGCATGATGGATTGCAAAAAAGCCCTTGTGGAAGTGGCTGGGGATTTGCAAAAGGCCATTGATTTCTTGCGTGAAAAAGGCTTGAGTAAAGCCGCTAAAAAAGCCGATAGGATCGCTGCTGAGGGCGTAGTCGCTTTAGAAGTAGCGCCTGATTTTAAAAGCGCAATGATGGTAGAAATCAATAGCGAAACGGATTTTGTGGCTAAAAATGAGGGCTTTAAGGAATTGGTTAAAAAAACTTTAGAAACGATCAAAGCCCACCATATTCATACCCCAGAAGAACTGCTTAAAAGCCCGTTAGACAACAAGCCTTTTGAAGAATATTTGCACTCTCAAATCGCTGTGATTGGTGAAAACATTTTAGTGAGGAAAATCGCTCATTTAAAAGCCCCTAGCTCTCATATCATCAATGGCTATGCGCATTCTAACGCCAGAGTGGGCGTGTTAATCGGTATAAAATACAATAATGAGAAAAACGCTCCAAAAGTGGTTGAACTGGCCCGAAACATCGCTATGCATGCCGCAGCGATGAAACCTCAAGTATTAGATTGCAAAGACTTTAGCCTTGATTTTGTCAAAAAAGAAACTTTAGCCTTGATCGCTGAAATTGAAAAAGACAATGAAGAGGCTAAACGTTTGGGCAAACCTTTGAAAAACATCCCCACTTTTGGGAGCCGCATTGAATTGAGCGATGAAGTTTTAGCACACCAAAAAAAAGCTTTTGAAGACGAATTAAAAGCGCAAGGCAAGCCTGAAAAAATCTGGGATAAAATCGTTCCTGGAAAAATGGAAAGATTCATCGCTGATAACACCCTTATTGATCAACGCCTGACCCTTTTAGGGCAATTCTATGTCATGGACGATAAAAAAACTATCGCTCAAGTCATCGCTGATTGTTCCAAAGAGTGGGATGATGATTTAAAAATCACTGAGTATGTGCGTTTTGAATTGGGCGAAGGCATTGAGAAAAAGGCAGAGAATTTCGCTGAAGAAGTGGCTTTGCAAATGAAGTGA